In Strix uralensis isolate ZFMK-TIS-50842 chromosome 18, bStrUra1, whole genome shotgun sequence, one DNA window encodes the following:
- the BIRC7 gene encoding baculoviral IAP repeat-containing protein 7 isoform X2 has translation MGFYQNENMGDVTPAEETELRAARSQLFESSMRNEARRLRTFWRWPGTSPVSARDLVKAGFFFVGPRDEVQCFCCGGVLKDWAPGDCPVVEHLKFFPSCKFICGEDVGNQEMLPLQEIFDTVDGQFLSLLQGIDSEETALPNAPEYPEMVTEEMRLSTFQNWPQYTDMHPEQLARAGFFYTGQGDVVRCFYCDGGVRNWSFGDDPWREHAKWYPGCEFLLRSRGREFVSSVQESFSTTLLSPRDSWDQTEQDPSSSQDAVQRETETSSSREEMQSVQQKESDESRMSTEEQLRRLQEERMCKVCMDRDVSVVFVPCGHLVACEECALNLRLCPICRAVIQGNVRTFMS, from the exons ATGGGTTTTTACCAG AACGAGAACATGGGGGACGTGACACCAGCAGAGGAGACTGAGCTCAGGGCTGCTCGCAGCCAGCTCTTTGAGTCCAGCATGAGGAATGAAGCAAGAAGACTGAGGACTTTTTGGCGATGGCCAGGCACCTCACCTGTATCTGCCCGAGATTTGGTCAAGGCTGGCTTTTTCTTTGTGGGTCCAAGAGATGAAGTACAGTGCTTCTGCTGCGGTGGTGTCCTGAAGGACTGGGCTCCTGGTGATTGCCCGGTAGTAGAGCACCTGAAGTTCTTCCCTTCCTGCAAATTCATTTGTGGTGAGGATGTTGGGAACCAAGAGATGCTACCTCTTCAGGAAATCTTTGACACTGTGGATGGGCAGTTCCTCAGTCTCTTGCAGGGGATAGATAGCGAGGAGACAGCCCTGCCCAACGCACCAGAATACCCAGAGATGGTGACAGAGGAGATGAGACTCTCTACGTTTCAGAACTGGCCGCAGTATACTGACATGCATCCTGAGCAGCTGGCTAGAGCAGGATTCTTTTACACAG GACAAGGAGATGTCGTGAGGTGTTTTTACTGTGATGGAGGTGTGAGGAACTGGTCGTTTGGAGATGATCCCTGGAGGGAACATGCTAAATGGTATCCAGG GTGTGAGTTTTTACTGCGATCAAGGGGGAGAGAATTTGTTAGCAGTGTTCAGGAGTCCTTTTCTACCACCCTGCTATCTCCA AGAGATTCCTGGGATCAGACCGAACAGGATCCCTCTTCTTCCCAAG ATGCTGTTCAGAGAGAGACTGAAACATCAAGTTCAAGAGAAGAAATGCAATCTGTGCAACAAAAGGAATCAG ATGAGTCTCGGATGAGCACAGAAGAACAGCTCCGGCGCCTGCAAGAGGAGAGGATGTGCAAAGTGTGCATGGACAGAGATGTGTCTGTTGTGTTTGTTCCTTGTGGCCACCTGGTAGCTTGTGAAGAATGTGCCCTCAATTTGAGATTGTGTCCGATCTGCAGAGCGGTCATCCAGGGAAATGTGAGGACTTTCATGTCATGA
- the BIRC7 gene encoding baculoviral IAP repeat-containing protein 7 isoform X1: MGFYQNENMGDVTPAEETELRAARSQLFESSMRNEARRLRTFWRWPGTSPVSARDLVKAGFFFVGPRDEVQCFCCGGVLKDWAPGDCPVVEHLKFFPSCKFICGEDVGNQEMLPLQEIFDTVDGQFLSLLQGIDSEETALPNAPEYPEMVTEEMRLSTFQNWPQYTDMHPEQLARAGFFYTGQGDVVRCFYCDGGVRNWSFGDDPWREHAKWYPGCEFLLRSRGREFVSSVQESFSTTLLSPRDSWDQTEQDPSSSQDPLRNWELQAPPSLDQFTIVQNVLQMGFDPTWVANLVENKCMLTGTFYLSESELISDLLQPDWEESSSAEERDAVQRETETSSSREEMQSVQQKESDESRMSTEEQLRRLQEERMCKVCMDRDVSVVFVPCGHLVACEECALNLRLCPICRAVIQGNVRTFMS, from the exons ATGGGTTTTTACCAG AACGAGAACATGGGGGACGTGACACCAGCAGAGGAGACTGAGCTCAGGGCTGCTCGCAGCCAGCTCTTTGAGTCCAGCATGAGGAATGAAGCAAGAAGACTGAGGACTTTTTGGCGATGGCCAGGCACCTCACCTGTATCTGCCCGAGATTTGGTCAAGGCTGGCTTTTTCTTTGTGGGTCCAAGAGATGAAGTACAGTGCTTCTGCTGCGGTGGTGTCCTGAAGGACTGGGCTCCTGGTGATTGCCCGGTAGTAGAGCACCTGAAGTTCTTCCCTTCCTGCAAATTCATTTGTGGTGAGGATGTTGGGAACCAAGAGATGCTACCTCTTCAGGAAATCTTTGACACTGTGGATGGGCAGTTCCTCAGTCTCTTGCAGGGGATAGATAGCGAGGAGACAGCCCTGCCCAACGCACCAGAATACCCAGAGATGGTGACAGAGGAGATGAGACTCTCTACGTTTCAGAACTGGCCGCAGTATACTGACATGCATCCTGAGCAGCTGGCTAGAGCAGGATTCTTTTACACAG GACAAGGAGATGTCGTGAGGTGTTTTTACTGTGATGGAGGTGTGAGGAACTGGTCGTTTGGAGATGATCCCTGGAGGGAACATGCTAAATGGTATCCAGG GTGTGAGTTTTTACTGCGATCAAGGGGGAGAGAATTTGTTAGCAGTGTTCAGGAGTCCTTTTCTACCACCCTGCTATCTCCA AGAGATTCCTGGGATCAGACCGAACAGGATCCCTCTTCTTCCCAAG ATCCTCTGAGGAATTGGGAATTGCAGGCTCCTCCTTCTCTGGATCAGTTTACCATAGTGCAGAATGTCCTGCAGATGGGCTTTGACCCCACCTGGGTAGCTAACCTGGTAGAGAATAAATGCATGCTGACTGGGACTTTCTACCTTTCTGAGTCTGAACTGATTTCTGATCTGCTTCAGCCAGATTGGGAAGAGAGCAGCAGCGCAGAGGAAAGAG ATGCTGTTCAGAGAGAGACTGAAACATCAAGTTCAAGAGAAGAAATGCAATCTGTGCAACAAAAGGAATCAG ATGAGTCTCGGATGAGCACAGAAGAACAGCTCCGGCGCCTGCAAGAGGAGAGGATGTGCAAAGTGTGCATGGACAGAGATGTGTCTGTTGTGTTTGTTCCTTGTGGCCACCTGGTAGCTTGTGAAGAATGTGCCCTCAATTTGAGATTGTGTCCGATCTGCAGAGCGGTCATCCAGGGAAATGTGAGGACTTTCATGTCATGA